The Longimicrobium sp. sequence CAGATGGTGCATGCCCGGGCCGCGCTTCGCCAGGAACCTGGCGACGGCCGAATCGTCGCGGGTGGGGGCCAGCAGCTCCAGGCGGCCCTCGCCGTTGCCCAGGAACACGACCTCCACCCCCTGGGATTCCACCCGCTCGCGGCCGTGCCCCTTGTGGCCGGTGATAGATTCGAAGACGGGGAGCGATTCGTCCAGCGAGTGCACCGCGATTCCCACGTGGTCCAGCGCCCGCTCGGTCAAGGAGACCTCCTGTGTCGGTTCAGGGTATGCGAAGTTCGTGATGACAGGCCAGCCGCTACACGATAGCGGCTGCGGCACCGGGCCCGCGAGGCCCATGAACGCGGAAGGAAGATTCAAATGGCTGATAGCGAAAACCTCGTGGAGATCACCGACGGCAACTTCCAGTCGGAGATCGCCGGCGCCGAAGGGCTTGCGATGGTCGACTTCTGGGCGGA is a genomic window containing:
- the mce gene encoding methylmalonyl-CoA epimerase, with protein sequence MTERALDHVGIAVHSLDESLPVFESITGHKGHGRERVESQGVEVVFLGNGEGRLELLAPTRDDSAVARFLAKRGPGMHHLCYRVPDLGAELARYRAEGRQLIDEAPRSGAAGHLVAFIHPRSTGGVLTELLQAGGH